The window GGGACAGCGTAAAAATTGTTGTGGATGCCTTCAATGGCAGTGTGAATTTTTACATATATGACACCAAAGATCCCATTATCAGGGCGTATGACCGTATTTATCCGGGCCTTTTCAAGTCTGCGGACAAAATGCCGGCTCATTTGAAACCCCATGTACGATACCCCAAAGACCTGTTTGACATCCAGATGCAGATATATGCCAAGTACCATCAAACAGACCCCCAGGTTTTTTTCCAGCAGGAAGATTTATGGACGTTTGCCGAAACATCCGGGCGGGAAGAAAACAATACCGTTCCCCACAAACCCTACTATCTGACCCTTGACCTCATTGACTCGGGAAAACTGGATTTTATGCTGCTTTTGCCCATGTTCCCAAAGGGTAAGGATAACTTACGTTCCATGGCCCTGGCCGGGTGTGATGGTGAAAATTACGGAAAAATTATCATTTATGATTTCCCCAAAGGCGAACTGGTGTTCGGCCCCGCCCAGATCAATGCAATGATCAATCAGGACCCGACCATTGCCCGGGCCTTTACCTTATGGGATCAGGCAGGCTCGTCCGTGGTCAGGGGAAAAATGATCATACTGCTGGTGGAAAACAGTGTGTTTTTTATTCAGCCTGTATACCTGAAAGCGACGTCCAGGGTTAAGATACCGGAATTACAACGCATCATCATGAGCGAAGGGCGCGTGGCCGTTATGAAAACATCTCTGGAGGAAGCTTACATGGAAATTCAACAGCGGGTCCAGAAGGATATCAGAAAGCCAAAAAGTATTTTTCCCATACAGCCATCAGAGCCCGATGACCAGCACACGAAACCTTCCGAGGAAGCCGTACCTGACCATCAGGCCCCTGCCCCTCAGATTGAGGTGCCTGATGAAACACCAGACCCGACGGAACCGGAATAGAAAGGAGTATTTTATGGTTCATCTGCCGGATGCCCCGAGAAAAGAGGTTCTTCCAAGTGACTGCTGGGATCTGTCACCCATGTTTGCCACCACCGATGAATGGGAAACACTTTTCCAGACCCTGGAAAAGAAACTGCCCGCCTATGACGATTTCAAAGGCACTCTTGGCCAGGGGGCGGATACGCTGCTTGCCTGTATTGAATTCGACCACAGTGTGGGCCGGGATATGGAGCGATTGTATACATTTGCCCACCTGAGAAACGATGAAGATAAAACCCACCCGGACAATGAAGGGCTGTTCCAACGGGCCTCTAATCTTTATACCCGCATCGGGGAGGCCTCAAGCTTTATTTCACCTGAAATTCAGGCCATACCGACAGAACAACTGACGATATTTCTCAACAAGGACGCGTTTAAACCTTACCGGTTTTACCTGGAACAGATGATCCGGTACATTCCCCACACCAGAAATGCGGAAACAGAGCTGCTGCTGGCCATGGCCGGGGAAAGCCTGGGTGCCCCCCAAAGGATTTTCTCCCAGCTGGACAATGCAGATCTTAACTTCGGTGCGGTCAAACATCCTTCGGGCGACACCTCAACTTTGACCCATGGAAACTTTATCACTTTTTTGGGAAATAAAGACAGAACGTTCAGAAAAACTGTTTTTGATCAGTATTACCGGACATACCATGACCACAGACACACCATTTCAGCCACGTTGGCAGCTTCGGTGAAAAAAGATCTGTTCTGGGCAAAAGCCCGGCATTTTAATTCGGCGCGAAAGGCGGCCCTGTTTGCGGACAATATTGCCGAAGAGGTATACGACAACCTGATTATCAATGTAAAAAAAGCATTTTCGCCTCTTTACAGATACCTTGAGTTCAGAAAACTTGCCCTTGGCGTTGACGAACTGCACATGTACGACACCTATGTGCAGCTTGTACCGGATATCGATTTTCACATGGACTATGAACAGGCGGTTGCCACCTGCATTGAAGCCCTTGCACCACTGGGACAGGACTACTGCCGCACCCTGGAGCAGGGGCTGCTTAAAGGCTGGGTGGACAGATATGAAAACAAAGGGAAACGCAGCGGGGCCTATTCTTCGGGGGGCTACGACTCCAAACCCTATATCCTGCTTAACTATGACCCCAATTCCATTAACAGCCTGTTCACGCTGATACATGAAGCCGGGCACTCCATGCACACCTATCTTGCCAACAAAACCCAGCCCTACCCCACCCACGGGTATACGATTTTCGTGGCAGAGGTGGCCTCAACCCTTAACGAGACGCTTCTGGCCCGGCATCTTCTGAAACAATACGCGAATAACCCCAAAATGAAAGCATACATACTGAACCGGGAAATCGACAATATCCGGGGCACATTTTTCCGCCAGACCATGTTTGCCGAATTTGAACAGATCATCCATGGGTTGGCCTGTGAAAACAAGCCGCTGACCATTGATACGTTCACATCCACCTATAAAAGGCTTTTATCCGAATATTTCGGAGATAAAATGGTCATTGACGAGGCTCTTACCCTGGAATGCCTGCGTATCCCCCATTTTTATTCTTCCTTTTATGTTTATAAATATGCCACAGGCCTGGCCGCAGCATTAAGTCTTGCCCAGCGTATAACAGACAGGGGCAAGCCTGCCGTGGACGATTACCTTGACTTTCTCAAACTGGGGGGATCCATGTTTCCCATTGACGAACTTAAGGTGGCCGGTGTGGACATGGCGTCTATTACCCCTGTACAGGCGGCGGCATCCCATTTTGAATCACGGATCAGCGAGCTGGAAACCCTGTGGACGTCCCTTTAGAACCCGTCCATCAGGCCCCCTGCCCCGTGGAACCTATTGGGGTGATCCACACCTGTTTCAAAGAAAAATTCGGCATCCCCCGGCAGCCCAACATTGTGGCCGGGGCACCGGGGATGCTGGAATTTTTCCCTGAATTTTCAAGGCAGGAAGCGGTCAGAGGGCTTGAGCAATTTTCCCATATCTGGCTGATTTTCCTTTTTCACAGGGCCGTAAACAAAGAAGGCGGCTGGTCTCCCATGGTCCGGCCTCCCCGCCTTGGGGGCAATAAAAAAGTAGGCGTATTTGCCTCGCGCTCCCCCTTCAGGCCCAACCCCATCGGCATGTCCTGTGTCCGGCTTAAAGAAATTGAAATGACGACGGCCAAAGGGCCTGTACTTCACCTGACCGGCGTGGACATCCTGGACCAGACCCCTGTCCTGGACATCAAGCCCTACCTGCCCTATTCAGACCGGCTGGACACGGCCCGGGACGGTTTTGCACCGGCTCCGGTCCCGGGGGCATGCAAAGTCAGCTTTTCGGACATCGCAGCGGCCCAGATCCTGGAAAGGCAAAAAACATTTCCCAACCTTATGTCCATTATTACCCAGGTGCTGGAAAATGATCCCCGGCCAGGATATAACAGTACCCATTGTTCAAATATGGAAAAAGGCGCCGGGCAAGCAAAACCGCAAGAAAATCGTTTATACGGCATCCGGCTGTTTGACTTTGATCTCAAATGGCAGGCCGCAGGAAATAAAATCCAGGTGGTTCGTCTGGATCCGGCCTAGCATATAGGTTTAAAATCTAATTCCAACAGGAGGAACCTGTTATGAAATTGCGAAAGATCACCTCGTTAACCATGTTTCTGTCTTTTGTGCTGCTGATTGCAACCAGCATAGTCCTCTATGTTGTCCCCGAAGGCCGGGTGGCCTACTGGTCCGACTGGCACTTTATGGGGTTAACAAAAACCCTGTGGGGGGATATTCATATCAACCTGGGTATCCTGTTTCTCGTTTCAGGGCTTTTACATCTGTACTACAATTGGAAGCCAATGCTCACATATATGAAAAACAAGGCCAAACAACTTAAAATTTTCACTGCAGATTTTAATGCAGCCCTTGCCCTCACCCTGTTCTTTACTTTTGGCACCCTGCTTCAAATCCCGCCCATGAGCACCATCCTTGATTTCAGTGCCTCATTCAAGGATGCAGGAGCCCGAAAATACGGAGAACCGCCTTACGGCCATGCGGAGCTATCCTCTTTGAAAATGTTTGCCCAACGCACCGGCCTTGATCTTGAAATTGTCAAACAGCAACTGCAAAAGTCAAAGGTTATATTTGACGACGAATCTTCCACCCTGCTCGACATTGCCCGGACAAACAACTGCACCCCCAAAGATGTATATATGGCCATGCTGCCGCCTGAAAAAACAACAGACACCTCAGTTTTCCCGGACCAACCCTTTCCCGGCATCGGCAAATTAAGCCTAAAGGAGCTGTGTACCCGGTTCAACCTGGATACAGAAAAGATCGTCACAGGCCTTGGAGCCAGGCAGATCAAGGCCGAGCCGGATCAGACCATCAAGGAAATCGCCCAGGCCAAGGGCATGGAACCCCAGACCCTGTTTGAAATTATCCATACCGTGGTTACATCACAATAAAAGAAACAAAATCGGAAGTATAGTTCTTCCTCTATTTATTTTGGCTGTGTGCCCGTTAAATGTTGAAAATCAACTAACCCTTAATTTTCGAAAAAATAATTGCTTGAAATTTAGGATAAACTTAGTTTGGCCATTCCACCTCGAAAAGATGCGCTAAGGGTATAGGGGTAGTGAGTTAGGACCAAGGATTTAATAATTTCCGAATATGATCTCATGCATCTCCTCTCCTGCCTTAGTGGGCATACTCAAAAACAAAACTTCAAATTTTCGGAATGTTAAAGAAATATGCAGATAGGGCTTGTAGACAGGCTATAGATTCAGTATTCATATTCGATTATGACGATACAAACGTACTCTCCAGAGATAGAAGCGCAAATGCGGGATTTTTATAATAGCCTCTCAGAAAAAGATCGTCGTCGTTATGCTGCCATTGAAACTTCAAAATTAGGACATGGCGGTGCAAGCTATATGCGCAGGCTTTTCAGTTGTGATGATCGCACCATTCGTCAGGGGCAACAGGAGTTGGGGGAGGGTATATCCGGTGAAGCCCAACGCATTCGGAAAATAGGTGGAGGACGCAAATCAATCCTGGCAACGGTTGAAGGGTTGGATGATGCTTTTTTAGAAGTAATAAAAAACCATACCGCTGGTTCTCCAATGGATGAAACTATAAAATGGACCAACCTATCTCGCCCTGCTATCGCTGAAAAACTTAAAGAACACCATTTCTCAGTGAGTGTTACCGTGGTTGATCAATTACTGAAAAAGCATCATTTTCATTCCCGCCAAGCATTTAAATCAGAGGCCGGCAAAAAAAATATTCCCCAACGAGATGAACAAGTTAAAAATATAGAGAGACTTAAGCAAAAATATCATGAAGAGGGGTGTCCAGTGTTAAGTATGGATGTAAAAAAAAGAATTGATTGGAAATTTTTTTTTTCAGGAAAGCTTTATACACAAGAGCCTATTCGTGTAAATGATCATGATTTTGCCTCACATTCAGACGGCAAAGTTGCTCCTCATGGACTATATGACATCTATCGAAATATTGGTTATGTCACTTTGACCACGAGCCATGATACCTCTGAATTTGCCTGTGAATGTATTTGGCGGTGGTGGTTAACTTACGGAAAATATGATTATTCCGGATCTGATTCGTTATTATTGCTTTGTGATTGTGGGGGAAGCAATAATGCTCGTTATTATATTTTCAAAGAAGATTTGCAGAAATTGTCGGATGAATTAAAAATCAAAATTCGTATTGCTCATTTTCCACCGTACACATCAAAGTATAACCCCATTGAGCATCGACTGTTCCCGCATATCACAAGGGCATGTAAAGGTGTTGTTTTTAAGAGTATCGAAATCGTTAATGATTTCATAGCAAAGACAAAAACATTTACGGGTTTGAAGGTTTTTACGTCTACCCTTGATAAAAATTTTAAAACTGGTCGTAAAGTAGCGGACGGTTTTAAAAAAAACATGAGGATTCAATTTTATGAATATTTGCCGCAATGGAAGTATGTAGCTGTTCCTACGGCAATTATAATTTAGGATGTTATTAAATCCGCGGCCCTTATTGTCAATATGTTGTGTTTAAAATCAGACTGCGTCTTCTGTGTAAAATATACCACATTTGTGTGTAAAAAATGAAATAAGCTTATATATCATTGGGGTTAAAGCCTGAAAAGCCTTTTAATTAGGGAAAATGCCAAAATACATGTTGTCCATCATGAATTTGATGACAGCAGTGAAAAACTAAAAATTAATTTTAATCAACACCTATCTATCCGTAATAATTTAAGATTATAATAATATAGAAAAAACAAAACATCTTGTTCCAATTCTATGTGCGGTTAATTTTTAATGTATGAATTTTATTTCATAATGATATGGAGGGACTTCTTTGCTACATGGTCAAAGTATTATTAATATCTATGTAACCACAAACAGTCCTTTTATATCTAATTGTTATTTATATATTTTGATTTTAGCGTATTGAACTTAGGTCAAATCAAAAACAAATTCTTACAACTGGCACAACTTATGCAGATATCCTTCCTGAATTAATTGTTATTAATTCTTTACAAAACATTAAACTAATGAAAAGGAGATTAAAAACTGATGAAAAAATTATTTTTATTGCTGCTCACCTGTTGTATTATTACCGGTTTTGGAGCGGTCCAGTCCGTCAAAGCGGATACCTTAGCACTTTCCCTTGTATTGGATGGCTCTGGGAGCATCAGTTCATACAATTGGACAAGTCAGCTACAGGCCTATGCTGATGCTATTACGGCTGTTGTCCCTAGAGATGGAACTGTGGCACTGAATATAATTCAATTCTCAACTTCTGCAGTTCAGGAAATTGGATTTACGGTTATAGATACTACTACTCTATCAACTTTCACAAACGCATTGTTAGCAATTACTCAGCAGAACGGTTCGACAAACACTTCAGCCGGAATTGATTTGGCTGTTAGTACATTGACGGCATTTGATACTACAGACAGCTTCGATCGATGGGTTATTGATGTCAGCACCGACGGTCAGTGGAACATGGGTTATAATCCTTACACCGCAGCTGTAACTGCAGTCGATACTTACGGCGTAGATGCTGTTAATGCAATCGGTATTGGTACGACAACAGCATTTAATTATGGGACAAATTCCTTTGCTCTTCAGGCTGATTGGAATAATTTCAGCGATGTTCTAGCAGAAAAACTTTCTCGTGAAATCACTGCTACTCCAGAACCTGCTACAATGATGCTATTTGGGATCGGATTGCTGAGCTTGGCAGGAATTCGTCGTAAAAAATAAGTATATTTTTTAGTTTGAATTTGTTTGATAAAGGGTGCCTTAGGGAATTATCACTAAGGCACCTTTGATTTTTATCCGTTTTATATGCAACACCCCATGTAAATTGGAAATAGTGCTCCACCGGTTTGTGGGTTTTGTTCCAAAACACTTTACCCTATCGTTGCATAAAAAAGTTGGTAAATGAGCCTGTGAACGACACCAATCAAGAGTTTCCGAATTTTTTAAGCAAATTTGAGGAATTCACTTTTGGTGAGGTCCTGATTTGTTTAAAAAAAATGGTTTTCCATAATGATAGCAACCGTCTTCCTATTCAATGGTGCTTATTTTATACAACGTTAGGGTTTAATCGACGTTAAAGTTACGCAATGCTCAACTTTCATATTTTAACAAGGTCCGCCAATTGTAATGGTTCACGGTTGAGTAACTGATTGAAAAAGTCCCCAAGAGTGTGGGAAAGAATTTTCCGTGTTAACCGATTCGTCAGATGCCAGAGATTTCGAGCCCGTATTTTTTCAATCTGGAATTGTTCTTTCAATTGGCCAATCACCGTCTCCACCAACCGTCTGGTAGACATCAGCTGGGATACAAAAGACAGGGGTCAA is drawn from uncultured Desulfobacter sp. and contains these coding sequences:
- the pepF gene encoding oligoendopeptidase F; its protein translation is MVHLPDAPRKEVLPSDCWDLSPMFATTDEWETLFQTLEKKLPAYDDFKGTLGQGADTLLACIEFDHSVGRDMERLYTFAHLRNDEDKTHPDNEGLFQRASNLYTRIGEASSFISPEIQAIPTEQLTIFLNKDAFKPYRFYLEQMIRYIPHTRNAETELLLAMAGESLGAPQRIFSQLDNADLNFGAVKHPSGDTSTLTHGNFITFLGNKDRTFRKTVFDQYYRTYHDHRHTISATLAASVKKDLFWAKARHFNSARKAALFADNIAEEVYDNLIINVKKAFSPLYRYLEFRKLALGVDELHMYDTYVQLVPDIDFHMDYEQAVATCIEALAPLGQDYCRTLEQGLLKGWVDRYENKGKRSGAYSSGGYDSKPYILLNYDPNSINSLFTLIHEAGHSMHTYLANKTQPYPTHGYTIFVAEVASTLNETLLARHLLKQYANNPKMKAYILNREIDNIRGTFFRQTMFAEFEQIIHGLACENKPLTIDTFTSTYKRLLSEYFGDKMVIDEALTLECLRIPHFYSSFYVYKYATGLAAALSLAQRITDRGKPAVDDYLDFLKLGGSMFPIDELKVAGVDMASITPVQAAASHFESRISELETLWTSL
- the tsaA gene encoding tRNA (N6-threonylcarbamoyladenosine(37)-N6)-methyltransferase TrmO, producing MDVPLEPVHQAPCPVEPIGVIHTCFKEKFGIPRQPNIVAGAPGMLEFFPEFSRQEAVRGLEQFSHIWLIFLFHRAVNKEGGWSPMVRPPRLGGNKKVGVFASRSPFRPNPIGMSCVRLKEIEMTTAKGPVLHLTGVDILDQTPVLDIKPYLPYSDRLDTARDGFAPAPVPGACKVSFSDIAAAQILERQKTFPNLMSIITQVLENDPRPGYNSTHCSNMEKGAGQAKPQENRLYGIRLFDFDLKWQAAGNKIQVVRLDPA
- a CDS encoding DUF4405 domain-containing protein, giving the protein MKLRKITSLTMFLSFVLLIATSIVLYVVPEGRVAYWSDWHFMGLTKTLWGDIHINLGILFLVSGLLHLYYNWKPMLTYMKNKAKQLKIFTADFNAALALTLFFTFGTLLQIPPMSTILDFSASFKDAGARKYGEPPYGHAELSSLKMFAQRTGLDLEIVKQQLQKSKVIFDDESSTLLDIARTNNCTPKDVYMAMLPPEKTTDTSVFPDQPFPGIGKLSLKELCTRFNLDTEKIVTGLGARQIKAEPDQTIKEIAQAKGMEPQTLFEIIHTVVTSQ
- a CDS encoding ISAzo13 family transposase, producing the protein MTIQTYSPEIEAQMRDFYNSLSEKDRRRYAAIETSKLGHGGASYMRRLFSCDDRTIRQGQQELGEGISGEAQRIRKIGGGRKSILATVEGLDDAFLEVIKNHTAGSPMDETIKWTNLSRPAIAEKLKEHHFSVSVTVVDQLLKKHHFHSRQAFKSEAGKKNIPQRDEQVKNIERLKQKYHEEGCPVLSMDVKKRIDWKFFFSGKLYTQEPIRVNDHDFASHSDGKVAPHGLYDIYRNIGYVTLTTSHDTSEFACECIWRWWLTYGKYDYSGSDSLLLLCDCGGSNNARYYIFKEDLQKLSDELKIKIRIAHFPPYTSKYNPIEHRLFPHITRACKGVVFKSIEIVNDFIAKTKTFTGLKVFTSTLDKNFKTGRKVADGFKKNMRIQFYEYLPQWKYVAVPTAIII
- a CDS encoding DUF1194 domain-containing protein; its protein translation is MKKLFLLLLTCCIITGFGAVQSVKADTLALSLVLDGSGSISSYNWTSQLQAYADAITAVVPRDGTVALNIIQFSTSAVQEIGFTVIDTTTLSTFTNALLAITQQNGSTNTSAGIDLAVSTLTAFDTTDSFDRWVIDVSTDGQWNMGYNPYTAAVTAVDTYGVDAVNAIGIGTTTAFNYGTNSFALQADWNNFSDVLAEKLSREITATPEPATMMLFGIGLLSLAGIRRKK